A region of Flavobacterium album DNA encodes the following proteins:
- the rodA gene encoding rod shape-determining protein RodA — translation MKNQSVVGNLDWITILLYILLVCMGWMTIYSASLPDKTTSIFDIGQIYGKQIMFIMTSIPLIIVVLTVDAKIYEKYALVFYGLGLVLLAGLFVLGKTIKGQTNWYSFGGFSMQPSEFAKIGTALLLSKYLSDVQINLQKVNHQLLAFAIIILPVLLIMMQPDAGSAMIFTALFLVLYREGLPGWYLFTGAVAIVLFLLALLVKPYIIVGAALIVIIVQFILTRRAFRNPILSTLIFVAVSGFVFSVDYVYENVLEDHQKDRINVLFDKDVNQQAEGYNLNQSMIAIGSGGWLGKGYLEGTQTKGGFVPEQHTDYIFTTVGEEWGFVGSVVFIALFVTLLLRIVYLAERQKSKFSRTYGYCVAAILFTHFFVNITMLIKLFPTIGVPLPFFSYGGSSLWAFTILLFVFIKLDANKVNEW, via the coding sequence ATGAAGAATCAAAGCGTTGTAGGAAATTTGGACTGGATAACCATCCTGCTGTATATACTGCTGGTGTGTATGGGCTGGATGACTATCTATTCGGCTTCCCTGCCTGATAAGACCACCTCTATATTTGACATAGGGCAGATATACGGCAAGCAGATCATGTTCATCATGACCAGCATACCGCTTATTATCGTTGTGCTTACGGTCGATGCGAAGATCTATGAAAAATACGCGCTTGTATTCTACGGACTGGGCCTTGTCCTGCTGGCAGGCCTGTTTGTACTGGGAAAAACCATCAAGGGGCAGACCAACTGGTATTCGTTCGGCGGCTTTAGTATGCAGCCGTCGGAATTCGCCAAGATAGGCACGGCCCTTCTGCTATCAAAGTACCTCAGCGACGTTCAGATAAATCTCCAAAAAGTAAACCACCAGCTTTTAGCATTTGCCATAATAATACTGCCTGTACTGCTTATCATGATGCAGCCCGATGCAGGAAGCGCCATGATATTTACAGCGCTTTTCCTTGTGCTGTACCGCGAAGGGCTTCCCGGGTGGTACCTGTTCACTGGCGCTGTGGCAATAGTGCTGTTCCTATTGGCGTTACTGGTAAAACCTTATATAATAGTGGGGGCTGCCCTGATTGTCATTATAGTCCAGTTTATACTTACGCGAAGGGCCTTTCGTAACCCGATACTCTCTACACTTATATTTGTGGCGGTTAGCGGCTTTGTATTTTCTGTTGACTACGTATATGAAAACGTGCTCGAAGACCACCAGAAAGACCGTATCAACGTGCTATTTGATAAAGATGTAAACCAGCAGGCCGAAGGCTACAACCTCAACCAGTCGATGATCGCGATCGGTTCGGGAGGATGGTTGGGTAAAGGCTATCTCGAAGGAACGCAAACCAAAGGCGGCTTCGTTCCCGAACAGCATACCGATTATATCTTTACCACAGTAGGCGAAGAATGGGGGTTTGTTGGCTCTGTAGTTTTCATAGCTCTTTTTGTAACGCTGCTGCTACGAATAGTTTACCTGGCGGAACGACAGAAGTCGAAGTTCAGCCGGACCTATGGCTATTGCGTCGCGGCAATCCTCTTCACACATTTTTTTGTGAATATCACCATGCTCATCAAGCTGTTCCCAACCATCGGTGTTCCCCTCCCCTTCTTCTCGTATGGCGGGTCGAGCCTTTGGGCGTTTACCATATTGTTGTTTGTCTTTATTAAGCTGGATGCAAATAAGGTGAATGAGTGGTAG
- the mrdA gene encoding penicillin-binding protein 2: protein MRKILLPALIIAATLLIVARLFYLQILDDTYIKKSENNAIKIKYEYPERGYIYDRHGKLLVANQPSYDIMVTPNDMPKSGTDTLEICKLLNISKEYFKERVAKAKVYSYKLPSVFLPQLSKKEFAAFQEKIRRFKGFDIVKRSLRDYQVSVGANVFGYIQQVNDPIIKSNPYYKSGDYIGKQGVEEMYEEVLRGVKGVKYIQKDRFNREIGSFKDGIYDTIAIQGQDITLSLDAELQKYGEALMFEKRGGIVAIEPKTGEILALVTAPSYDPALLVGRDRSKNYTAMFNDTIAMPLFDRGLLAEYPPGSPFKILSGLVGLQEEVIDENSTFICSHGFSYGRGAFMKCHCPGGAIQLHNGIYKSCNTYFANVFKLSIDKYPKPQYGVDAWSNHLKSFGLGDFLGYDLPPGRKGHIPTSKFYKRFYPNGGWRSTTIISNSIGQGEVAMTPIQLANMMATVANEGYYYTPHMIKKIEGREIDKKFRTKHYTTIDKQYFRPVIDGLFDVYNLGTARGLRVEGIEICGKTGTAENFTKINGVRTQLSDHSIFVAFAPRNDPKIAIAVFVENGYWGARWAGPIASLMIEKYLRGTITRTDLETKMLTQGLKAEYAKVTSGQPFSINN, encoded by the coding sequence ATGAGAAAGATCTTACTGCCAGCACTTATAATTGCCGCAACTTTACTAATAGTGGCAAGGCTTTTTTATTTGCAGATACTTGATGATACCTACATCAAGAAGTCTGAGAACAACGCCATAAAGATCAAGTACGAATACCCTGAAAGGGGCTACATTTATGACAGGCATGGCAAGCTGCTCGTGGCAAACCAGCCTTCCTATGATATCATGGTAACGCCCAATGATATGCCTAAAAGCGGCACGGACACCCTTGAGATCTGTAAGCTGCTCAATATTTCCAAAGAATATTTTAAAGAGCGGGTTGCCAAAGCAAAAGTGTACAGCTACAAGCTGCCGTCGGTATTTTTGCCGCAGCTCAGCAAAAAAGAATTTGCCGCTTTCCAGGAAAAGATACGGAGGTTTAAAGGATTCGACATCGTAAAGCGTTCCCTGCGCGATTACCAGGTGAGCGTGGGAGCTAATGTTTTTGGCTATATACAGCAGGTGAACGACCCTATAATCAAAAGTAACCCCTATTACAAAAGCGGCGACTACATCGGGAAACAGGGTGTTGAGGAAATGTATGAAGAAGTGTTGCGCGGTGTTAAAGGCGTGAAATACATTCAAAAGGATCGTTTCAACAGGGAAATAGGCTCTTTTAAGGACGGCATATACGACACGATTGCTATCCAGGGACAGGACATCACCCTCTCGCTGGATGCAGAACTTCAAAAATACGGCGAAGCCCTGATGTTCGAAAAGCGTGGCGGGATTGTAGCCATAGAGCCAAAGACAGGCGAAATACTGGCGCTGGTTACCGCACCGTCCTACGACCCTGCGCTTCTGGTAGGCCGTGACCGCTCTAAGAACTATACCGCAATGTTCAACGATACTATTGCCATGCCGCTGTTCGACCGCGGGCTTTTGGCAGAATATCCCCCGGGTTCGCCATTCAAAATCCTTTCCGGGCTGGTAGGACTGCAGGAGGAAGTTATCGATGAGAACAGTACGTTTATCTGCAGCCACGGGTTTTCTTACGGGCGCGGCGCTTTTATGAAATGCCACTGCCCCGGCGGTGCCATACAACTGCACAATGGTATCTATAAATCGTGCAACACTTATTTTGCCAATGTGTTCAAGCTTTCGATAGATAAATACCCTAAGCCGCAATATGGCGTTGATGCGTGGAGCAACCACCTGAAGAGCTTTGGCCTTGGCGACTTCCTGGGTTATGATCTTCCGCCCGGACGAAAAGGGCACATCCCAACCTCGAAATTTTACAAGCGTTTCTATCCTAATGGAGGATGGAGGAGCACTACAATCATATCCAACTCTATTGGGCAGGGAGAAGTTGCCATGACACCTATACAGCTTGCGAACATGATGGCAACGGTGGCAAACGAAGGCTACTATTACACGCCTCATATGATCAAGAAAATTGAAGGCCGCGAGATAGACAAAAAATTCAGGACGAAACATTACACTACTATAGACAAGCAATATTTCAGACCCGTTATCGATGGTTTGTTCGACGTGTACAACCTAGGTACCGCGCGCGGATTGCGCGTTGAGGGCATTGAGATATGCGGAAAGACAGGGACCGCAGAAAACTTTACCAAAATAAACGGTGTAAGGACCCAGTTGAGCGACCACTCTATTTTCGTGGCTTTCGCACCGCGCAACGACCCTAAGATTGCCATAGCCGTATTTGTAGAAAACGGCTATTGGGGTGCACGCTGGGCAGGCCCTATTGCCAGCCTCATGATCGAGAAATACCTTAGGGGAACCATAACCCGTACCGACCTTGAAACCAAAATGCTGACCCAGGGCCTTAAGGCAGAATATGCCAAAGTAACAAGCGGCCAGCCTTTTTCGATCAATAACTAA
- a CDS encoding rod shape-determining protein MreD, with amino-acid sequence MNSTVIINIIRFILLLALQVVVCNNIDLFGFVDPYPYILFILLYPVNGNKAGLLVSAFFLGLILDMFMNSGGAHAVACVTLAYLRPVFFKFSFGISYEYQTVRINDRLSPERFSFLLISVVTHHLILYLLEIFRFSLAWDILVRTLLSTVFTLITCIIIIYLIKPGKQ; translated from the coding sequence ATGAATAGTACTGTCATTATAAATATAATCCGTTTCATACTGCTACTTGCGTTGCAGGTCGTGGTATGCAACAATATCGATCTTTTTGGGTTCGTAGACCCTTATCCGTATATTCTTTTCATTCTGCTTTACCCGGTGAACGGCAATAAGGCAGGGCTATTGGTCTCCGCGTTCTTTTTAGGGCTTATACTGGATATGTTCATGAACTCGGGTGGTGCACACGCCGTTGCATGCGTAACACTTGCCTACCTTAGGCCGGTATTCTTCAAGTTCTCCTTCGGTATCAGCTACGAATACCAGACGGTAAGGATAAACGACCGCCTTTCACCCGAAAGATTTTCTTTTCTTCTGATTTCTGTTGTAACGCATCATTTAATTTTATACCTTTTGGAGATATTCAGGTTCAGCCTTGCATGGGATATTTTAGTCCGCACATTGCTGTCCACTGTATTTACCTTAATCACCTGCATCATTATTATTTACTTAATTAAGCCGGGCAAACAATGA
- the mreC gene encoding rod shape-determining protein MreC, producing MQQIFNFIFKNSILLLFLLLLGISLTLTIQSHSYHKSRAVSSANAMTGYVYEQINTVEAYLNLKSQNDALAAENAQLKRLLYNTQDTANIPPVKVPQGVGNYKVIQSKVIKNSYNVYENYLTINSGRKDGISKDMGVVSSLGIIGVIENTSENYSTVISVLNMKFRLPVKIKKNNHIGTLSWNGKNTGFAQLTDVPRLATVVKGDTIVTGAESRIFPENIPVGIIEKVYVDKKTNYYTLEIKLFNDMTSLGHVYVIENKDRKEIIQLEETTKGNE from the coding sequence ATGCAGCAAATATTTAATTTTATATTTAAAAACAGTATCTTATTACTGTTTTTGCTGCTTTTGGGCATATCGTTAACGCTTACCATACAATCGCACTCCTACCACAAGAGCCGCGCTGTGTCTTCGGCGAATGCCATGACCGGCTATGTATATGAGCAGATAAATACCGTAGAGGCCTATCTGAACCTGAAATCGCAGAATGATGCACTTGCCGCCGAGAACGCACAGCTGAAACGATTGCTCTACAACACACAGGATACTGCCAACATACCTCCTGTAAAAGTGCCTCAGGGTGTAGGCAACTACAAGGTGATACAGTCGAAAGTGATCAAGAACTCGTATAACGTATACGAGAATTACCTTACTATCAACAGCGGGCGAAAAGACGGCATCAGCAAAGATATGGGGGTTGTAAGCAGCCTTGGGATCATTGGCGTAATAGAGAACACTTCAGAGAACTATTCGACCGTGATCAGCGTGCTGAACATGAAATTCAGGCTGCCGGTGAAGATCAAGAAGAACAACCACATAGGCACGCTGTCATGGAATGGGAAAAATACAGGCTTTGCCCAGCTTACCGATGTGCCTCGCCTTGCCACGGTGGTAAAGGGTGACACGATAGTTACCGGGGCGGAATCAAGGATATTCCCGGAGAACATTCCTGTGGGCATTATCGAAAAAGTATATGTTGATAAAAAGACAAATTATTACACACTGGAGATAAAACTGTTTAACGACATGACCAGCCTGGGCCACGTGTATGTAATAGAGAACAAAGACAGAAAAGAGATAATACAGCTGGAGGAAACCACAAAGGGGAATGAATAG
- a CDS encoding rod shape-determining protein, producing the protein MGFFDFMTEDIAIDLGTANTLIIHNDKVVIDSPSIVARDRVTGKIIAVGKEANMMQGKTHENIKTIRPLKDGVIADFDASEKMISMFIKSIPALKKRLFTPALRMVICIPSGITEVEMRAVKESAERVNGKEVYLIHEPMAAAIGIGVDIMQPKGNMIVDIGGGTTEIAVIALGGIVCDKSVKIAGDVFTNDIVYYMRTQHNLFVGESTAEKIKITIGAAIEDLETPPEEMSVQGRDLLTGKPKQVDVSYREIAKALDKSIQRIEDAVMETLSQTPPELAADIYNTGIYLAGGGSMLRGLDKRISQKTDLPVYIAEDPLRAVVRGTGMALKNIQKFRSILIK; encoded by the coding sequence ATGGGATTTTTTGACTTCATGACCGAGGACATTGCCATCGACCTTGGTACCGCAAATACCCTAATTATCCATAATGACAAAGTAGTCATAGACAGCCCCTCTATCGTGGCGCGCGACCGCGTTACCGGCAAGATCATTGCCGTAGGTAAAGAGGCCAATATGATGCAGGGTAAGACACATGAAAACATAAAGACCATACGCCCGCTTAAGGATGGTGTTATTGCCGATTTTGATGCCTCTGAAAAGATGATAAGCATGTTCATCAAGAGCATACCGGCCCTTAAAAAACGCCTGTTCACCCCTGCACTTCGCATGGTGATCTGTATCCCTTCGGGCATTACCGAGGTGGAGATGCGTGCGGTTAAGGAATCGGCCGAAAGGGTAAACGGCAAAGAGGTATACCTTATCCATGAGCCGATGGCAGCGGCAATAGGTATTGGGGTAGACATCATGCAGCCAAAAGGTAACATGATCGTGGATATAGGCGGTGGTACGACAGAGATCGCAGTTATCGCGCTTGGCGGTATCGTATGCGACAAGTCAGTTAAGATCGCCGGCGACGTATTTACCAACGACATTGTATATTATATGAGGACCCAGCACAACCTTTTTGTTGGGGAAAGCACCGCAGAAAAAATAAAGATCACTATAGGGGCCGCCATCGAAGACCTGGAAACCCCTCCTGAAGAGATGTCGGTACAAGGGCGTGACCTTCTTACCGGTAAGCCGAAACAGGTTGATGTTTCGTACCGCGAGATCGCCAAAGCGCTTGATAAGTCGATACAGCGGATTGAAGATGCGGTTATGGAAACACTGTCGCAAACCCCTCCCGAACTTGCTGCCGATATTTACAACACAGGTATTTACCTTGCAGGCGGCGGATCGATGCTAAGGGGTCTCGACAAGAGGATATCGCAAAAAACAGACCTCCCGGTTTACATCGCCGAAGACCCGCTGAGGGCCGTAGTACGCGGAACGGGAATGGCACTAAAAAACATACAAAAATTCAGGAGCATACTTATAAAATAA
- the purH gene encoding bifunctional phosphoribosylaminoimidazolecarboxamide formyltransferase/IMP cyclohydrolase, protein MSVSKISSALISVFDKEGLEPIVKKLHEHEVTIYSTGGTESFIKDLGIPVVPVEDVTSYPSILGGRVKTLHPKVFGGILNRQDNESDVQEMKEFNIPQIDLVIVDLYPFEKTVASGASEADIIEKIDIGGISLIRAAAKNFKDTVIVASVEDYSLFLETFTENNGGTTLEERKRFATKAFHVSSHYDTAIFNYFNTEETFYKQSVGNGQELRYGENPHQKGFFFGEFDKMFTKLHGKELSYNNLLDVDAAVTLINEFKNDGPTFAILKHNNACGLATRSTVKEAYLDALAGDPTSAFGGVLISNEKIDKAAAEDINKLFCEVVIAPAYDDDATAILQEKKNRIILVQHEVELPQKQVRTCLNGLLVQDKDNVTDNKEHLKTVTITSPTTQEVEDLIFASKICKNTKSNTIVFAKNGQLLAAGTGQTSRVDALKQAIEKAVSFNFDLNGAVMASDAFFPFPDCVELAKEAGITAVIQPGGSIKDELSINYCNENNVAMVFTGTRHFKH, encoded by the coding sequence ATGAGCGTAAGTAAAATTTCATCGGCACTGATATCCGTATTTGATAAAGAAGGCCTTGAACCTATTGTAAAAAAACTCCACGAACACGAGGTAACTATCTATTCTACAGGAGGTACCGAATCGTTTATAAAAGACCTTGGCATACCTGTTGTGCCGGTAGAAGACGTTACTTCTTACCCATCCATCCTTGGCGGAAGGGTAAAAACGCTCCACCCAAAAGTATTCGGCGGCATACTGAACCGCCAGGACAACGAAAGCGATGTGCAGGAAATGAAAGAATTCAACATCCCGCAGATCGACCTTGTTATAGTTGACCTTTACCCTTTTGAAAAAACGGTGGCGTCGGGCGCTTCTGAAGCCGACATCATCGAGAAAATAGACATCGGCGGCATATCGCTGATTCGCGCTGCCGCAAAAAACTTCAAGGACACCGTTATCGTAGCTTCAGTTGAAGATTATTCGCTGTTCCTCGAAACTTTTACCGAAAATAATGGCGGCACTACGCTGGAAGAGCGCAAGCGTTTCGCTACAAAGGCATTCCATGTGTCTTCACATTACGACACTGCCATATTCAACTACTTCAATACAGAGGAAACGTTCTACAAGCAGAGCGTTGGCAACGGCCAGGAACTGCGCTATGGCGAGAACCCACACCAGAAAGGATTTTTCTTTGGCGAATTTGACAAGATGTTTACCAAGCTCCACGGAAAAGAGCTTTCGTACAATAACTTGCTGGATGTAGACGCTGCCGTGACGCTTATCAATGAATTTAAAAATGACGGCCCAACCTTCGCCATCCTGAAACACAACAACGCCTGCGGGCTTGCCACAAGGAGTACGGTGAAAGAAGCCTACCTTGACGCGTTAGCAGGAGATCCTACTTCGGCTTTTGGCGGTGTGCTGATATCCAATGAAAAAATTGACAAGGCTGCAGCCGAAGATATCAACAAGCTGTTTTGCGAAGTGGTGATCGCACCAGCCTATGATGACGATGCAACAGCGATACTACAGGAAAAGAAAAACAGGATCATACTGGTGCAGCACGAGGTGGAGCTTCCGCAGAAACAGGTGCGCACCTGCCTTAACGGATTGCTGGTCCAAGATAAAGATAATGTCACCGACAATAAAGAACACCTAAAGACCGTTACCATAACTTCACCTACTACACAGGAAGTTGAAGACCTGATCTTTGCCTCGAAAATATGCAAGAACACCAAGTCGAATACGATCGTTTTTGCAAAAAACGGGCAGTTGCTTGCGGCAGGCACCGGGCAAACCTCCCGCGTTGATGCCCTGAAGCAGGCAATCGAGAAAGCGGTTTCCTTCAATTTCGACCTTAATGGCGCTGTTATGGCCAGCGATGCTTTCTTCCCGTTCCCGGATTGCGTGGAGCTGGCAAAAGAAGCCGGGATCACAGCCGTTATCCAGCCGGGAGGGTCTATAAAAGACGAGTTGAGCATCAATTATTGCAATGAAAATAATGTTGCAATGGTATTTACAGGGACCCGTCATTTTAAACATTAA
- a CDS encoding ABC transporter permease, whose product MLLYLRLLKESFAFAMNALRNNMLRTFLSLLGVTVGIFSIIAVLAAVDSLDRKIKSDMSSVDKNTMYLKRFSFGPSEIPRWKREQFPDVSYDEYQYLKGSVKSAQDMAFQIFTKNETVKYNDQSVSSINMVPVSFEFSNIQSVKIEHGRFYNEAESNSGSGVAVIGYEIAQKLFGNENPLEKKIRVYGRKLTVIGVIEKQGAGTFGQSNDTSIFFPVNFLRKMYGDHNDFMTPVIVIKPFPGEDAEAVKAEVTQKLRAYRGIKNGEIDNFMIDILAGFTELIDQMIGMMNKVGWGISFFSLLVGGFGIANIMFVSVKERTNLIGIQKALGAKNKFILFQFLFEAVILSVIGGIVGMLLVWGITILLTKVFEFEFVLGLGNVIIGTGLAMAIGLVSGILPAISASRLDPVEAIRSGM is encoded by the coding sequence ATGCTGCTATACCTCCGTTTGTTAAAAGAAAGCTTTGCATTTGCCATGAATGCGCTCAGGAATAACATGCTCCGGACGTTCCTTTCGCTCCTTGGTGTGACCGTTGGGATCTTCTCGATCATAGCTGTTCTTGCTGCTGTCGACTCGCTTGACCGGAAGATCAAGTCTGATATGAGCAGTGTCGACAAAAACACGATGTACCTGAAACGCTTCTCTTTCGGGCCATCTGAAATACCGCGGTGGAAACGCGAGCAGTTCCCCGACGTGAGTTACGACGAATACCAATACCTTAAAGGCTCGGTAAAGTCGGCACAGGATATGGCTTTCCAGATTTTTACTAAAAACGAAACGGTAAAATATAATGACCAGTCAGTAAGCAGTATCAATATGGTGCCGGTTTCGTTTGAATTTTCCAATATTCAGAGCGTTAAAATAGAGCATGGCCGTTTTTATAATGAAGCCGAATCAAACTCCGGCTCGGGTGTTGCGGTCATTGGATATGAAATAGCCCAAAAGCTCTTCGGGAATGAAAACCCGCTTGAAAAAAAGATACGTGTGTACGGGCGAAAGCTGACGGTTATTGGCGTGATCGAAAAGCAGGGGGCAGGCACGTTTGGGCAAAGCAACGACACATCTATATTTTTTCCTGTAAATTTCCTGAGGAAAATGTATGGCGACCATAACGACTTTATGACCCCTGTAATTGTAATAAAGCCTTTCCCCGGAGAAGATGCTGAAGCCGTTAAGGCCGAAGTGACCCAGAAACTCCGTGCTTACAGGGGAATTAAGAACGGAGAGATAGACAATTTCATGATCGATATCCTTGCCGGCTTCACCGAACTGATCGACCAGATGATCGGGATGATGAACAAAGTAGGGTGGGGCATCAGCTTCTTTTCGCTTTTGGTAGGAGGCTTCGGTATTGCCAATATTATGTTTGTTTCGGTAAAAGAGCGTACCAACCTTATAGGTATCCAAAAAGCGCTTGGCGCCAAAAATAAATTCATATTGTTCCAGTTCCTTTTCGAGGCGGTAATCCTTTCTGTGATTGGAGGCATCGTGGGTATGCTGCTGGTGTGGGGCATTACCATATTGCTGACTAAAGTATTTGAGTTTGAATTTGTGCTGGGCCTTGGCAACGTTATCATAGGTACGGGGCTGGCTATGGCTATCGGGCTTGTTTCAGGAATACTCCCGGCTATATCGGCCTCAAGGCTGGACCCTGTGGAAGCGATTCGCAGCGGGATGTAA